One window of Triticum dicoccoides isolate Atlit2015 ecotype Zavitan chromosome 5A, WEW_v2.0, whole genome shotgun sequence genomic DNA carries:
- the LOC119298778 gene encoding glycosyltransferase BC10-like yields the protein MPGGGGGVAAVAVVDGKDGYVAPARAAPRSFPPKLLRPVLLSAVLATGFLAAALLMFFGGASSYYRLPRLAVPDALLPTPACDQKDGDQQGGAAERWWARPPASSAWHNMSEEELLWAASFEPRAQRRRPPGRRGTTPKVAFLFLTRGPLPLAPLWERFFNGTTGTGAAKGGRELFSVYVHTTPGYRLDFPPSSPFHRRQVPSKPTRWGNVNVVDAERRLLANALLDFNNERFVLVSESCIPLYPLPVVHAYLTSSRHSFVGAFDDPSPHGRGRYHAGLAPDVTVSQWRKGAQWFEMDRRLAVFVIADERYYPRFRTECRAPCYVDEHYLPTVLSIEAPECIANRSITLVDWSRGGAHPATFGAADVTEDFLGMLVGKKGNAERCMYNGQPVEVCFLFARKFAPAALPQLLSLSSKIFGY from the exons AtgccgggaggaggaggaggagtggcggcGGTCGCGGTGGTGGACGGCAAGGACGGGTACGTGGCGCCGGCGAGGGCCGCGCCGAGGAGCTTCCCGCCGAAGCTCCTCAGGCCGGTGCTCCTCTCCGCGGTGCTCGCCACGGGCTTCCTGGCCGCGGCCCTGCTCATGTTCTTCGGCGGGGCCTCCTCCTACTACCGCCTCCCGCGGCTCGCCGTGCCGGACGCCCTGCTCCCGACGCCGGCCTGCGACCAGAAAGACGGGGACCagcagggcggggcggcggagcggTGGTGGGCGCGGCCGCCGGCGAGCAGCGCGTGGCACAACATGAGCGAGGAGGAGCTGCTCTGGGCGGCGTCGTTCGAGCCCCGCGCGCAGCGCCGGCGGCCGCCCGGACGGCGGGGGACGACGCCCAAGGTGGCCTTCTTGTTCCTCACCCGCGGCCCGCTGCCGCTGGCGCCGCTGTGGGAGCGGTTCTTCAACGGCACCACCGGCACCGGCGCCGCGAAAGGAGGGAGGGAGCTCTTCTCCGTGTACGTGCACACCACGCCGGGCTACCGCCTCGACTTCCCGCCGTCGTCGCCGTTCCACCGCCGGCAGGTGCCCAGCAAG CCGACACGGTGGGGCAACGTGAATGTCGTGGACGCGGAGCGGCGGCTGCTGGCGAACGCGCTCCTCGACTTCAACAACGAGCGCTTCGTGCTCGTCTCCGAGTCCTGCATCCCGCTCTACCCGCTCCCGGTGGTGCATGCCTACTTGACCAGCTCTCGGCACAGCTTCGTCGGCGCCTTTGACGACCCGAGCCCGCACGGCCGGGGCCGGTACCACGCCGGGCTGGCCCCGGACGTGACTGTCTCCCAGTGGCGCAAGGGCGCGCAATGGTTCGAGATGGACCGGCGCCTCGCCGTGTTTGTGATCGCCGACGAGCGTTACTACCCGCGGTTTCGGACTGAGTGCCGAGCGCCATGCTATGTGGACGAGCACTACCTTCCGACCGTTCTCTCCATCGAGGCTCCGGAGTGCATCGCCAACCGGAGCATCACCTTGGTCGATTGGTCCCGCGGCGGCGCGCACCCGGCCACCTTCGGCGCTGCCGACGTGACTGAGGACTTCCTGGGGATGCTGGTGGGGAAGAAGGGGAATGCTGAGAGGTGCATGTACAACGGGCAGCCGGTCGAGGTGTGCTTCCTCTTTGCGAGGAAGTTCGCCCCCGCCGCTTTGCCGCAGCTGCTCAGCCTTTCCTCCAAGATCTTCGGGTACTAG